Proteins from a genomic interval of Hydrogenophaga sp. PAMC20947:
- a CDS encoding 3-deoxy-7-phosphoheptulonate synthase has product MPTTADVRIRSTRPLISPAILADELPMSDAAAARVHEARRAVARVVTGQDDRLLAIVGPCSVHDPVSALEYARRLEALAQRLAPDLLVVMRVYFEKPRTVVGWKGLINDPALDGSFQINRGLRLARQLLLDITEVGLPIATEFLDTTLGQYYADLISWGAIGARTVESQIHRELASGLSMPVGFKNRTDGDLQVAVDAIMSAQHPHSFPSLTHQGAPAVLTTSGNEHGHLVLRGGSRIGPNFEAPHIEQAKALLNKAGAPEAILVDCSHANSGKRCEQQPAVAENVAQQIAGGERAIIGVMLESHLVAGTQKVEPGQPLTYGQSITDACLAFDDVVPVLEGLAQAVRARRG; this is encoded by the coding sequence ATGCCCACCACCGCCGACGTCCGCATCCGCAGCACCCGCCCGTTGATTTCCCCCGCCATCCTGGCCGATGAGCTGCCGATGAGCGACGCCGCCGCTGCTCGCGTGCATGAAGCCCGCCGCGCGGTCGCGCGGGTGGTCACCGGCCAGGACGACCGCCTGCTGGCCATCGTTGGTCCCTGTTCGGTTCATGATCCAGTGTCTGCGCTGGAATACGCACGCCGTCTGGAGGCGCTGGCGCAACGGCTCGCGCCCGACCTGCTCGTGGTGATGCGCGTGTACTTCGAGAAGCCGCGAACGGTGGTCGGCTGGAAAGGCTTGATCAACGATCCGGCGCTGGACGGCAGCTTCCAGATCAACCGCGGTCTGCGGCTGGCCCGCCAGTTGCTGCTCGATATCACCGAAGTGGGCCTGCCCATTGCCACAGAATTTCTGGACACCACGCTGGGTCAGTACTACGCCGATCTGATCAGTTGGGGTGCTATCGGCGCGCGCACCGTCGAAAGCCAGATCCACCGGGAGCTGGCCTCGGGCCTGTCCATGCCAGTGGGCTTCAAGAATCGCACCGATGGCGACCTGCAAGTGGCCGTGGACGCGATCATGTCGGCGCAGCACCCCCATTCCTTTCCCTCGCTGACCCACCAGGGGGCACCCGCAGTGCTGACCACCTCGGGCAACGAACACGGGCATCTGGTGCTGCGCGGCGGCAGCCGGATCGGACCCAATTTCGAAGCCCCGCACATCGAACAAGCGAAAGCGCTGCTGAACAAGGCCGGCGCGCCCGAAGCCATCCTGGTGGATTGCAGCCACGCCAACAGCGGCAAGCGCTGCGAGCAACAACCTGCCGTGGCAGAAAACGTGGCCCAGCAAATCGCGGGCGGCGAGCGCGCCATCATCGGGGTGATGCTGGAGAGCCACCTTGTCGCCGGCACCCAGAAGGTGGAACCAGGACAGCCCTTGACCTATGGGCAAAGCATCACCGATGCCTGCCTGGCATTTGACGACGTGGTGCCGGTGCTGGAAGGACTGGCGCAAGCGGTGCGCGCACGACGGGGTTGA